The segment GGTAGATGTACCGTGCCGGGGCCTTCTTGTCGTCGCCCTCGGAGTCCTTGTCGCCCTCCCCCTTGATCACCAGGTTGTTCTTCTCCGCCCGCATCTTCACGTGCTCCTTCGCCAGCCCCGGCATCGCCACCTTCAGCTGCACCGCGTCGGCATCCTCCTTGGAGATCCACCACCCGCCCGGGGAGAAGCCGGTCAagggcgccgcgccgccgccgtcctccgCCAGCGCCAGCAGCAGGTCCCGCATCGCAGCCTCCGGGAACAGGTCCAGCCCGCCTGCAGAAAACCTCAAATCATCAGTACTCTCTCTCCCCCTCTTTCGCTTCGCTAGCCATGGTTCGAGAAAGTAACGGTGAGGGAAAACGGGGATGGAGGAGTCGCGCTCACGGGtgcggtcggcggcggcggcgtcctcgCCGGTGGATTCCTTGACGCCGTCGGAGGAGGAGCGTGGCGGCGCCTCTCCGTTGCTGAAGAGGTGGCGGTCGGAGGCGACGGTGTTCCCGGAGGCGGACGGTGAGGCGAGGATGTCCATGAGGAAGACGGGCTTCGGTACGGCCACCTGGGAAGCGACGGCGGAAGCCATGGATGGATccctctctctctagtctctgccTCTTCTCTGCGAttggggttttggttttggactGTTGCGGTGCGCTGCGAGAGAAATGCCTTGACAGCGACGGAAGTGTGTGTGGGGGTTTAAATGCTGGGGGCTTTTCTTGGGGGAGGGGATGGGCAAGGGGCCAGAAGGTTCCACATGGCGCATCGGGCGCCATCGACGGTCCCAGTTGGCCCGGGCTCCTGCTTTGCGATTCGTGCTGTCCACTGTGACCAAGTACCTGTTCCGGTGGGCTTTGCACTTTCGGGTCAGCGAGATGAAGGGAATGTGTGAGTGGGCTGGGGCTGAGAGTTCCAGTTGATGAGGGAGGaggggggggtgggggggggggggggtatgcCATTTTATTGTTTGATTTTGATAGGGTATGGGAACCTGTTGCAAACGTGGTGGAACTGGAGTTTAGATTCAAATTACTAACAGATAAATGAAATATGAATGTTGGCTTTTGATTTTAAATGCTTAGTGCATAAATACAATATTCGGTGGACAAAAATTAGAATAGTGAAACAGGATAATAGATGTTTAGAACTTGTTCACGGAAATCAATCCATTTACACCAAGGTAACTGGTTACGAGAAGCAATGAAGCAATGCAAGTTGATACAAAGTTTGTTTTGTTACCATTTTAAGCTCTCATGGCTATAAAAGGCCATGAACCCCTGCTCACTTCTACTGTTTGAATGATTGTTATAGGATCGCCAATTAATTCCGGGCTCAACTCGTCAACCTCTTGATCAGTGGTGGATCTATGATTTCAATCATGAGGgtacatacaaaaatgatatagTTCATCAACATCAGCATGACATAATTAGATCACTAAACTTTGATAAAATAGTAACGGGTGTAGAGTGTTGGGTTGTTGTATGGGTTGAGTAAACAAGCAATTGTATTTAACAATGTATATATGTACAAGATACGAAATTGTATATATACTTGGTGTTTCTCCAGAATTTTTGGGGCATGCACCTGCTGTAGATCCGCCCCTGTTGTTGATACACCAGACTGCATTATTGaggagaagattaaggaatcTGGTTTAGGCCTCGTTCATTTACAGTCGTTCCGGCCAATGGCCTATACAAATTACAATAGCGTTCCTGTCTGAAGTATTTCCGAGGCTTCATTCCCCTTCAAACGAACAGCCCCTTAGGAAGGAAAAGGATTTCTAGAGAAAAAAACGATAGTTCAAGCAAAGTTGAATAGAGGGATGAAAAACAGAATAATCAACATAGGAACATTACTTGCTTTATCTTAAAAAAGGAACATTACTTGCAGGGAAGAAGCAGGGtgctcttcttttttaaaaaaagtgggaagtttttttttaaaatataagCACAGTACAGAGATTGTGCGGAATATCCCCGGCCCCAATTGAAATTTTGCAAAGCAGTCTAGTGCACTGTGGATGGTGTACTAAAGACTCACAAAAGTAAAGGCAAGAGTCTAGAGTCGAAGCCTGTCTTGCCAACTTTGCTAGTCTATCAGGGTGCTCTTGGAAGGCTGGTGCAAGATCAATATTACACATACTGTCAGACAAGACTTGGTAACAGAGGCGGAGTCGTTGGTTAACATTTAGCCTGTTTCGAATTTCACTCTGCAGCCCCCTATGACTTATTTTTTGTATTTGAAGAGGCGCAATTACATAGCACAGCTAATACATAGTGTTCAAATGGTGCTAGAGGCCTCTTTCGCCCCCAAACGCccaaattcaaattttgaacaCAGGACCTACAGAGAGAAAAAGGTGTCTAGAAAAAATTCCATACCTGTCTTCATGAACCGTTTGGAGATATGAAAAAAAAGTAGCAGTTATAAACTAACAAGGGCCATGGAGTTGCTTAGTAAATTGGTTGGAAAAACAATCAGAAACTAGAATATCTTTGGTAGGAATCGAAGTTATATAAACTAATAAGAAGTGGAGTAACTGTGGACCTATGGTACTGGTAGGAACAGAAGTGCTGAAGGGGGTTTGCGCATTACACTCAGACACACATTTTAATTTTCACAAGAAATGGTAAGCAACTGTAACAGGTTTAAAAATTACACACCCTGAATTCTATTTGGGGGTGTTTTGTTCAGCTACTATGGTGAGAGCCATAATACTGTCGAATTAGTAGAAGTCGAGACCACAATGGCAAGTGGCTCTCAGTCATCAACTCTTGGATGTACTAGCTGCCAGGAAAAGCTTCTCTCGAATTAGTAGAATAAGCTTTTTAATCGAAGTGCAGATAACCCTGCAAACAAAATGTTTCATATTTTAAGATGGCTGCCGCTATTTATTTACAATTCAGGAGAAAATTTCAGCACTACTATATTCATACAATGACCATCTTAAAAAACATACAGCACAATAGAAAATTTAGTTGAATTGCAGCACCTTCGAATGTaaccaaaataaataaacacaACTTCATACATCATGCGGAAATGCAACAGTCGACAAGAGTACAAGAACAGACACCAGAAATATGAAATACATCTCGATCAACGATCAACACTTCATAAAAAAAACTTGGGTATTTCACTAGTAGTACCCCAAGTTCAGAAACCAGATTATCAGTCATCAAGTTCAGAAATGACGTCTCACAAAGATCATCAGTTCAGATCGCCAACAATAAAGACAAAAAAACAGTAGAGTAATACAGAAGAACAGGATCACAGGGAAGCTCATACAGATGTCTATCTTTAACTGCAGATTCCATTACCATTTGAAGTTCATCACGCGAGATCATCAGTGATCATCGCCATACATGAAACTAAACTTTGCAAGACGAACAGAAAGGTAAACACGGCTGCCTCACATCAGGAACGAGACGCTAAAAAGCCAAAGCCCTCCCGTTCTGCTGCTCTGCATCAGAAACGACTACTACTCTAGTATACTGCAACTACGATATGGACTGCAACTACGATATGGACTGCAACCAGGAGACCTACTCGACCTTGATCTCGAACACGTCCTTGCGCTCCCCGTCCTTGATCTTGGGCACGGTCACCATGAGCACGCCGTTCTTCATCTCCGCCTTGATCTGGTCCACCTTGAAAGCGTGGGAGGGGAGGTCGATGCGGCAGATGTACCCTGCCGGGTCCTTCTTGTCGTCGCCCTCGGAGTCCTTGTCGCCCTCCCCCTTGATCACCAGGGTGTCCTTCTCCACTCGCATCTTCACGTGCTCCTTCCCCAGCCCCGGCATCGCCACCTTCAGCTGCACCGCGTCGGCATCATCCTTGGAGACCCACGACGACCCGCGCGGGGAGAAGCCGGTCATggacgccgcgccgccgccatccTCCGCCAGCGCCAGTAGCAGGTCCCGGATCGCAGCCTCGGGGAACAGGTCCAGCACGTCTGCAGAAAACCTCAAATCATCAGTGGCTCTCGCAAATTCGCTTCGCTAGCCAGGTTCGAGGAAACAAGGATAAGGGAAAACGGCCAACGCGAGGCGGTACCTCCGGTGAAGAGCTTGGGGACGCGCTCCGGGCggcggtcggcggcggcggcgtcctcgCCTGTGGAGTCCTTGACGCCGTCGGTGTCCTTGACGCCGTCGGAGGAGGAGCGTGGCGGCGCGTCTCCGGTGCTGAAGAGGGGGCGGGCGGAGGCGGGCGGTGAGGCGAGGATGTCCATGAGGAAGACGGGCTTCGGCAAGGCCACCTGGGAAGCGACGGCGGAAGCCATGGATggacccctctctctctctgcctcTTCTCTGCGAttggggttttggttttggactGTAGCGGTGCGCTGCGAGAGAAATGCCTTGAGAGCGACGGAAGTGTGTGGGGGTTTAAATGCTGGGGGCTTTCTTGGGCGAGGGGGCTGGGAAGGTTCCAGAAGGCGCATCTTGCGCCATCGACGGTTCCAGTTGCTCGGAGTCCTGCTTTGCGATTCGTGCCGTCTAccgtgaaaaaaaaaactagctgTGTTCCGGGTGGGTTTGGGGGTTTTGGGTCACCGAAATGGAGGAAGCCACTGAGTCGCTGAACCGTGGGGCTGGGGTTGGGACCCTCCGTTCTGAATTGTGTCTGTCAAGTGCTCCACGGTTCGTCACAATTCACATGTTCACAGCTGGTGGTGAATGTTCATGTAAATGGGCCTTGATATATTACGGCCTTATTAGCATTGTTACAATTGGGGGCACAGCCATACAGTCGATTTCGTACACTGATGACACATCCCATGGATGCTAACACGTAGTAAAAACGAAAACTAACCACACATTCAAGCAAGTTTGGTTACACACATCATACATTCGGAGTGACAGTCCATGAGCGGCCGATGTGGCAGCAGATAAATCCGTGTACGCCGGCGAGCAGCAAGGTACGGTACACTAGCTAGTAGTGAGCGCTCGACTTGAAGGGGATGGCCCTGATGACGACCTGGTGGTACACCGCCGCAAGCGCCGCTCCGGCGAACGGGCCCACCCAGAAGATCCACTGTCACCGTCCAAGCATCGATCAGTATATGTATGTCTATATATATAGGCATCATCAGTATACGTATGCATGTCTACGGTAGCTATGCAAAATAAACTTACGTGGCCGTGCCACCCGTGCGGGCTGTCGTAGATGATGGCGGCGCCGAGGCTCCTGGCGGGGTTGATGCCGGTGCCGGTGATGGGGATGGTGGCGAGGTGCACGAGGAAGACGGCGAAGCCGATGGGCAGCGGGGCCAGCACGGGGACGTGGGAGTCCCTGGCGCTGCGCTTGGCGTCGGTGGCGGAGAAGACGGTGTACACGAGCACGAACGTGCCGACGATCTCGGCGCCGAGGCCGTCGCCCTTGGTGTACCCGGGGGCGACGGCGTTGGCGCCGCCGCCCGCGGACTGGTACAGCGCGCTCCCGACGAGCGCCTTCACGACGCCGGCGCCGCAGACGGCGCCCAGGCACTGCATCACCACGTAGTAGACCGCCCGCGCCAGCGACAGCTTCCTGGCGAGGAGGAGCCCGAAGGTGACGGCCGGGTTGATGTGCCCCCCCGACACCCCCGCGGTGCAGTAGACGAGCGCGAAGATCATGCCGCCGAACGCCCACGCGATGCCCTGGATGCCCACGGTGCCGCACTTGGAGGGGGACTTGCTCACGCCCATCACCGTCAGCACCGTCACGTAGAGGAAGAGGAACGTGGCCACGAACTCGGCGATGCCGGCGCGGTAGAAGGACCACGACGACAGCTCCGACGACTCGAACAGCGGCGCCGCAGGGGGCTCGCTGTAGTCGCGGCCGCCCAGGTCGTCCGCCGCCGTAGTGCCGATCGGCTGCCGCTCCGGGAAACGGTCCACGCCCACGCGCACGTCCTCGTCCTGCGACCTGTTGCCTCCTGCCATGAATGACTTGCTGAGCTACGACCTCGATGGATCGATGGTGGAGACGACGTGGCAAATGTCAAGTAGCTAGAGCTAGAGTGACTGGAGTGAGTAGTGCTGTTGCCTGTTGGATGAAGCGATCGACGTGTCAAGGAGCCATGTGTGTTCTTCTTATAGGCTGCTGGGGCACAGCATTAGTAGGACCCATGACGAGTCATGCGTGCAGCAAATGGACAAACTGATTTGGGATTAATCAATGGTTGATGGCTGAGAATGTCATGGCGGGCAAGTAGTAGAATTGTATCGCTTAATTCAGATGCGCGCAAGAGCAGGGAGACAGAATGGGCGGCAGCCGCTGCGGCATCCCTGGCCACAAGGATAGTTGCACAAGGCACACGTAGGAACAAGAACAACACGCACAGGCGCAGCCGGTCAAGACCTCAAGTGACGCAACGCAACCACTCCGACCTAATCCTCGGCTTTACCATTGGCACCACATCGCCACCGCCTCCATCCACCACTTTGCTGCTAGTGAAAACTCGACCATCCTCGAGTTATTATCTAATAAATAATGTACAGAACTCAGACGGTGTATAACTTGTTTTTAGTACAATTAGTATCGAGTAATTCAGATGCACAGCTGACAACTCACGAGCTCTGGTCATGGGGCGGAGGTTGTGCGTCCTTACACCGCGATGTGCACACTACTTATTtggttaaaaatattatttactgattttttataaaaaaaatattattaaatagcTGACAAATTCAACAAATAAAATGAAATAAACAAACTGGTGGACGAGCTAGGCGCTGCTAGGCTAGCTCGGTCTTTTTGCATGGCCTCTACACCCTGCTAGCGTGTCTCATCACGCAGCACACAAAGCGTCTTTCACCGGTGACAAAATGTTTTGGTACTATTCAAGGCCTCGTTTggaataaaaaaaggaaaaatatatgtTTCACATTCCTATGGATTAAATCACTATAGTGCCTTTGGTTCAGAAAAAGTGCATGTAGAAAAAAACGTAGGAAACTTTCCTTTGGGTTTGATTTCACAGGGAACCATAAGGGAAAAAGGACATCCACTCAAACCTCATGTGTTTGATTTCCTGTGTTTCTCTTACGGTTCATCCGAACACCTATTCTTATAAACTTCCTGTGTTTTTCATTACCTCTATTTTGCATATACATTCCTATCCCATTTTTTTGGTGTGTTTTTCCTATTTCTACATTTGTATGCAGGTCTCCTTTGGATTGGAGGGATTTCATAGGACAAATGGAGAAATTCATTTTCTATATGAATGAGAATTGTTCATGCCTTTGGAATGGAGGATTGGTCCATAGGAAAACTTTGGAAAATTTCCTATCCTACTCATTTCAAAGGAAGAATGTAGAAAAAGAAACATGTCTAGCTGAACCTCATTTTTCTCATCCCTTCGCGTAGGATCGAAGCTAATGCGTCATTTACCGCTGATGCAATGCTCTAAAGTGGCCTGCAATAAGTGGAACATTTGAAGATCAATACTTTATAACTACAATAATTAATTTATCTTTCCAATTCCTTTCTTGTACTCTATCCTAACAGTTCTACTCCTtcgttttctggtgtttctcaATCCAGCCTTGTTTCTCTATCCAGAGGGACATACTGTAGCAATTATAGTTCTTACTGCATAAGGAGGAGGATGGTCAAATGATGAAGATGGGCTGCAGGAAGATTGAGATCACTGCGACAGAAGTATTAGCTAGAAACAGCTGGAGGTTCAGCAATAGAGTTACCATTTAAATGTTGCTTTTAGAACTTGTAATAACGAACAACTATGCATTAGTCAATGCAGAAGCTGTGATATTAATATATttccttttctaaaaaaaagtttAGTCTCTATTACATCGgatatttagacacatgtacggagtattaaatatagacaaaaataactaattatatagatcatgactaatttgtgagatgaaaaatttaaagtctaattagtttatgatttgaTATTATGGTGCTTCAGTAAATATGTattaataataaattaattagacttaataaattcatcttgAGTTACTGAAGACTCATGAACACTCGCTATGACATCTGTAAGGATGATAAAAAAAAAGGTCTGCATGACTCGTGTAGTCGTGTCTGTTATTTATATAGCACTGATATACAGTCATTTTGACTCTGCAGAGGAAAAATGAGTATAGTATTTCGCAATTGCGGCTGCTAGCTACAGCCAACATTTACGGGCCTCAAAACGAGCCCAAACAAATCGAGAAACGTTCTGAAGAACGTAATGGGCCAACAAAGCCCAACTACACCCTAGCACCATCCCATCCTGGCCCGACACGCTACCTCGGCCTATATATAATAAACCTGCCAGGCCCAGTCCTTCACCTCTTTCCCTAATCGGCTATCCCGACCGAAACCGGATTCGCGGACCGCATCTGGTCACCCCTAGCAGCCGAGGCTAGCACGCGGCGCCCTGCGGccatggaggacgaggagcacgAGGTGTACGGCCAGGAGATCCCCGTCGACGGCGAGGACGTCGACATGGCCGCCGGCGACGACGCCACCAAGGTACCCGCTCGCTCGGCACCCCTTTacctgccgccgccgcttctTCGTCGCTGAAACCCTAGCGGCGGTACTGACCCCTCGCGTGTGCAGCTGCAGGAGCTCGACGAGATGAAGCGCCGGCTCAAGGAGATGGAAGAGGAGGCCGCCGCGCTCCGCGAGATGCAGGCCAAGGTCGCCAAGGAGATGCAAGGTTCGGAATCCCCTCTCTCCCCGTGTGCGCAGCTTTTCCGTGTTAGTGATTAGAGATCTGCATCTCAAGTAGGGTCGTTGCGCAAATCATTTGCGTTGGCTTGCAGCTACTAAGCAGTAGTTGGGAATTAGCTGATCGAGTTGGAACTTGAAGCTACATGATGTGCTGTGGTGACTGTTTCTGTTGATGTGTCGACACTGCAATTGTTCGTCTATAGTAGGGTGGTTGGGAAATTTGTTTTAATTAACTTGCGTCTTTTTAGCAATAGTTGATTGTTTGCTGATTGCAATAGAAGCTATTTGGTTGTTGTTTAGATTAGCCTAGTTGCCTTCGATGATTAGTTGCTGTGTTGAACTGTGGATGTAAGTGCAGCACCTGATTTTGATTCACAATCGTACAGGTAATGCTATTACAGGTTAGGGTAGTAGTTTGTTTTGGTAGATTTGGTTGGGATGGGTGATAATGGCTAAATCTCTGTTGCCTATACTTTGTTCCCGTCATGTTCAACTACACCCAGTTTGAAATCCACTCTGTTATCATTGTAACCCTGTATCCTAGGAGCTGGAAAGCTTAGTTTGTGATCTGTATCCCCTCTTTGCTAATTGGGCCTTTTATTCTGTTGAATAACTTAACTTTTCTGTTTTAGCTGAACTTTTTAGTTTGTCTATAGGGCATGTTTGGAAGAGTAAAATGGGCACTTGGTCATTTTTTATGATTATAAGCAATCCTATAGATTTAGATCCCATTCCTCCCTATTCAAACGGGCAGCAAGTAAGCCTTGGTTTGATTGCATGTTGTAATATAACACTATAATCATTCATTTGTTAGTTCTCTTACACAATCATCGATCTTTTTCTCTAGGTGTAGATCCCAATGCAACCACATCTGAAAACAAAGAAGAGATGGATTCTCGGTCGGTATTCGTCGGAAATGTAAGTTTTATCTCCTCTTTATGCAAATTAAGGGGACTTATATATAGTTCAATGGATATATGATACTATTTTTTGAGGGGAGTGTTAATATAATATTGACTGTCATTTTCGAGTAGGTAGTATGTTTATTTGGTTGTGCTCCACTAGAAATCCAATTTCTATGAGGATTGTATTAGTTTGCAGTTCATTTGTAAATGTTTCATTCTATTTCATTGAAGAAGTGCACATATGGTCGTATTTTTAtcatatatttttctattttttctccTTTGTGTTGATTGAACAATGGCAATGGTCGCAGGTTAGTCTGCTGTCATCaggcctttctatcaaagttttggcATCTGGTTCGGTCTCAGCACAAGTTCTAGTGTTAGCTTAGTgggggaaagaaaaaaaaagaaagaaaaaaaatccaagAAAGAAGTTcttgaaaaaagaaagaaaaacagaaaaaacgatttgaaaaaaaagtaaaaaaagtatagaaaaaaggaaaaaagagagaaatgaTGTCATAGGCTAGGAATTATTCCCCAGGTTAGCCAGCAGAGAATGCGTCAGGCACATTCGTGGTACTGATGTGGAGTGATATCATTAGCCATGGCATGTAAGTTTGACCTCATATTTCTGCATAGTGTATCGAGATTGTTATATGCTTCTGTAGATGTTCCCTTATCTTACTCTTGACATCTATTGCATTTTAtctatttcattaatccttttTCACactgaagtttttttttttatttgggaCCTTACTGCCCAGTAATCATCCATTAGGTTAGCCTTGTGTGATCTTCCAATATTCTATTGTCCCTACAATCCCTAAAGTGTCCATTTTCTTTCTTGGCATGTCGACTACGTGGCATAGTATAAAGTATAGACATAGTAGAGTGTTAATCATATCAATAACCTGCCTCAGTGTGCTATGATAGATGAATTCCGTCATTGCAGGCACGGCAAATACTTTCCTTGATGTGTGGTTAATAATTTGATCAATTGGATTCTATGTAATTTTACCCTAACTACTATTGACACTCCTTTTCATGCCATTAAAATGTCATGTCTTGGAGAAAATAGATATCCGTATTGGTAGATATATACTATAGTGCTAGTAATGTAATATGTTGCTTTTTAGTCATTGTATACTATGTTTGTGGTGTATATTGACACTGTAACTAGGTCCTTGGTTGTAATTTAGCTTGTTCTATATGAACACAAAACCTATATTATCATGCTCTGGACCCATCAACTTTCAACTGGTGTAGTGTAAATACATATTTCTTTTTTGAGGGCAAGGCATTACACCATGTTTCTGA is part of the Sorghum bicolor cultivar BTx623 chromosome 10, Sorghum_bicolor_NCBIv3, whole genome shotgun sequence genome and harbors:
- the LOC8065484 gene encoding 26.2 kDa heat shock protein, mitochondrial, giving the protein MASAVASQVAVPKPVFLMDILASPSASGNTVASDRHLFSNGEAPPRSSSDGVKESTGEDAAAADRTRGLDLFPEAAMRDLLLALAEDGGGAAPLTGFSPGGWWISKEDADAVQLKVAMPGLAKEHVKMRAEKNNLVIKGEGDKDSEGDDKKAPARYIYRIGLPSHAFKIDQIKAEMKNGVLMVTVPKIKDGERKDVFEIKVE
- the LOC8065485 gene encoding 26.2 kDa heat shock protein, mitochondrial, yielding MASAVASQVALPKPVFLMDILASPPASARPLFSTGDAPPRSSSDGVKDTDGVKDSTGEDAAAADRRPERVPKLFTGDVLDLFPEAAIRDLLLALAEDGGGAASMTGFSPRGSSWVSKDDADAVQLKVAMPGLGKEHVKMRVEKDTLVIKGEGDKDSEGDDKKDPAGYICRIDLPSHAFKVDQIKAEMKNGVLMVTVPKIKDGERKDVFEIKVE
- the LOC8065486 gene encoding aquaporin PIP1-6, with product MAGGNRSQDEDVRVGVDRFPERQPIGTTAADDLGGRDYSEPPAAPLFESSELSSWSFYRAGIAEFVATFLFLYVTVLTVMGVSKSPSKCGTVGIQGIAWAFGGMIFALVYCTAGVSGGHINPAVTFGLLLARKLSLARAVYYVVMQCLGAVCGAGVVKALVGSALYQSAGGGANAVAPGYTKGDGLGAEIVGTFVLVYTVFSATDAKRSARDSHVPVLAPLPIGFAVFLVHLATIPITGTGINPARSLGAAIIYDSPHGWHGHWIFWVGPFAGAALAAVYHQVVIRAIPFKSSAHY